Proteins encoded together in one Roseibacterium elongatum DSM 19469 window:
- a CDS encoding YjbF family lipoprotein encodes MALTRLTHKRSRHVTSVLAVLVLGLAACGDAGNTPALSVARNLTSAILPGGEAETTTASEARAMLTRDRIERINRPLLLVEWPTVDGAELFSLVGENGGVETWRSPEDRGLALTSDGVLRSTRGYGADLMASEATALVATWSGQRAGSYNRIMVHLDGELREQSRSQSLHVCSVRATGRETIDIYDIHYTVTRLVETCETPAGSYDNQYWVEANGTVRRSEQWVSPEVGHLLIERLN; translated from the coding sequence GTGGCGCTGACCCGACTGACCCACAAGCGCAGCCGGCATGTGACATCCGTACTGGCCGTGCTGGTTCTTGGCCTTGCCGCCTGTGGCGATGCGGGTAACACCCCGGCCCTGTCGGTCGCGCGCAACCTGACCTCTGCGATCCTGCCGGGGGGCGAGGCCGAGACGACCACGGCCTCCGAGGCGCGTGCCATGCTGACCCGCGACCGTATCGAACGGATCAACCGGCCGCTTCTGCTCGTGGAATGGCCGACCGTTGACGGGGCCGAGCTCTTTTCGCTTGTCGGCGAGAACGGCGGTGTCGAAACATGGCGCAGCCCCGAGGACCGAGGTCTGGCCTTGACGTCGGACGGCGTCCTGCGGTCGACGCGCGGCTACGGCGCCGATCTCATGGCGTCCGAGGCGACCGCGCTGGTGGCCACCTGGTCGGGGCAGCGGGCGGGCTCGTACAACCGCATCATGGTCCATCTCGATGGCGAGTTGCGCGAACAATCCCGGTCGCAAAGCCTGCATGTCTGTTCCGTGCGCGCCACGGGACGGGAAACGATCGACATTTACGACATTCACTACACGGTCACGCGACTGGTCGAGACATGCGAAACGCCGGCTGGCAGCTACGATAACCAGTACTGGGTCGAAGCGAACGGAACGGTCCGGCGATCAGAACAATGGGTCTCTCCCGAAGTCGGCCATTTGCTGATCGAAAGGTTGAATTGA
- a CDS encoding YjbH domain-containing protein, which produces MPTLNYYGLPGLVDMPSANVLPDADLAFTGSYIDGTVRGTLAFQVLPSLTATFRYAGTPDFQPGSSAISEPYFLDRSFDLHWQVIEEESWWPSLAVGIRDIAGTGIYGGEYIVATRHFGARDQLAVTAGLGFGRLGGRDAFDNPFGLGDRPARDVGEGGTVNVDQFFRGDAAFFGGIEYQATDRLRLQLEYSSDLYREEVADGVITIESPINVGATYDLGDWGQIGAHYLYGTTVGLTYSIATSPRRGVVAGSFDRAPEPVLPRPRADNGYSTAWVAQADGPPILRDNVERLFEEDGGLELVSLALDPGRATLRVRNIVYPQEAQALGRVLRVMSVTMPHSVEVFEVIFTVNGADASRVRVNRRDVEALEHDVNGPSRLLAGAEVEGAGQVRDPATISIPGSAPNRLTWGVGPYVETALFDPETPFRADLGIEAEARYEFGDGFVAEGVVRLPLVGNLSEARIVDGIEPGGPFPVRSEGALYHQESELHIPRLTLSHYGQIGSDFYTRLSFGYLERMFAGASGEILWQRADSPLGLGVELNHVWRRDFDGLFGVQDYSVTSGHVSAYFPIMDDFSGQVDVGRYLAGDYGATFRVDRDFANGWSVGAFATFTDVSFEEFGEGSFDKGIELTIPTTWFFGTSTRNTVTTVLRPIQRDGGARLQVEGRLHDLITDYHRPNLEETEGMLWR; this is translated from the coding sequence ATGCCGACCTTGAATTATTACGGCTTGCCGGGGCTGGTCGACATGCCCAGCGCCAACGTCTTGCCGGATGCCGATCTTGCGTTCACCGGATCCTATATCGACGGGACTGTGCGCGGCACGCTGGCCTTCCAGGTGCTGCCCAGCCTGACGGCGACCTTTCGCTACGCGGGCACGCCCGATTTTCAGCCGGGTAGCAGCGCCATTTCGGAACCCTACTTTCTGGACCGCAGTTTCGACCTGCACTGGCAAGTGATCGAGGAAGAAAGCTGGTGGCCGTCTCTGGCCGTGGGCATCCGCGATATCGCGGGAACCGGGATCTATGGCGGCGAATATATCGTGGCGACCCGCCATTTCGGGGCGCGCGATCAACTGGCCGTGACGGCGGGCCTGGGCTTTGGTCGTCTGGGCGGGCGCGACGCCTTCGACAACCCGTTCGGCCTGGGCGATCGACCGGCGCGCGACGTCGGCGAAGGCGGCACGGTCAATGTCGATCAGTTCTTCCGGGGCGACGCGGCCTTTTTCGGGGGCATCGAATACCAGGCCACCGACCGGCTGAGGCTGCAACTCGAGTATTCCTCGGATCTCTATCGCGAAGAGGTCGCCGATGGCGTCATTACCATCGAAAGCCCGATCAATGTAGGGGCGACCTACGATCTGGGCGATTGGGGACAGATCGGGGCGCATTACCTGTACGGCACGACCGTCGGGCTAACCTACTCGATTGCGACCAGCCCGCGCCGCGGGGTGGTGGCGGGGTCTTTCGACCGCGCCCCCGAGCCGGTGCTGCCGCGCCCACGGGCCGACAACGGCTATTCCACGGCCTGGGTCGCCCAGGCCGACGGCCCACCCATCCTGCGCGACAATGTCGAGCGTCTGTTCGAGGAAGATGGCGGCCTGGAACTGGTGTCGCTGGCCTTGGATCCGGGGCGCGCGACCCTGCGCGTGCGCAACATCGTCTATCCGCAGGAGGCACAGGCACTTGGCCGTGTCCTGCGCGTGATGAGCGTGACCATGCCGCATTCGGTCGAGGTGTTCGAAGTCATCTTCACGGTCAACGGCGCCGATGCCAGCCGCGTGCGGGTCAACCGCCGCGACGTCGAGGCGTTGGAGCATGACGTGAACGGCCCATCGCGGTTGCTTGCCGGCGCCGAGGTCGAGGGCGCCGGGCAGGTGCGCGATCCGGCCACGATTTCCATTCCCGGCAGCGCGCCGAACCGTCTGACCTGGGGCGTGGGCCCCTATGTGGAAACCGCGCTCTTCGATCCGGAAACCCCGTTTCGCGCCGATCTGGGCATCGAGGCCGAGGCCCGATATGAATTCGGCGACGGCTTCGTGGCCGAGGGTGTCGTGCGGCTGCCGCTTGTCGGCAACCTCAGCGAGGCGCGCATCGTCGATGGCATCGAACCCGGTGGCCCCTTCCCCGTCCGGTCCGAAGGGGCGCTCTACCACCAAGAGAGCGAGCTTCACATTCCGCGCCTGACCCTGTCGCATTACGGCCAGATCGGCAGCGACTTCTACACGCGGCTGAGCTTTGGATATCTCGAACGCATGTTCGCCGGCGCCTCGGGCGAGATCCTGTGGCAACGCGCCGACAGCCCCCTGGGCCTCGGCGTGGAATTGAACCATGTCTGGCGGCGCGATTTCGACGGACTGTTCGGCGTGCAGGATTATTCGGTCACGTCCGGCCATGTCTCGGCCTACTTCCCGATCATGGACGATTTCAGCGGACAGGTCGACGTCGGCCGGTATCTGGCCGGGGATTACGGCGCCACCTTCCGGGTCGATCGCGATTTCGCGAACGGCTGGAGCGTCGGCGCCTTTGCCACCTTCACCGATGTCAGCTTCGAAGAATTCGGCGAGGGGTCGTTCGACAAGGGAATCGAGCTGACGATCCCGACCACGTGGTTCTTCGGCACCTCGACGCGCAATACGGTCACGACGGTCCTGCGCCCCATCCAGCGTGACGGCGGCGCGCGCCTGCAGGTGGAGGGACGCCTGCACGATCTGATCACCGATTACCATCGTCCCAACCTCGAGGAGACGGAGGGCATGCTGTGGCGCTGA